One genomic window of Phalacrocorax aristotelis chromosome 23, bGulAri2.1, whole genome shotgun sequence includes the following:
- the LOC142068120 gene encoding collagen alpha-1(XVIII) chain-like, with protein sequence MEPLDSRADLRRQTWVFRSKELMLKSGRAVPEGSLVYVREGSSAFLRTPTGWSRLLLEDSESLFASDDPSASTPRYQEGKQVQTRGPETVLPVLAPTDSLVQKEEGQGLPQLLPTTIAPRIPSLRLAALNVPLAGDMSGIRGADLQCYRQSQEAQLYGTFRAFLSAPTQDLVSIVKRMDRALPVVNLKAGTLIPCGC encoded by the exons ATGGAGCCGCTGGACTCCCGCGCTGATCTCCGG CGCCAGACGTGGGTCTTCAGGTCCAAGGAGCTGATGCTGAAGTCTGGCAGAGCCGTGCCCGAGGGGAGCCTCGTCTACGTGCGGGAAGGGAGCAGTGCCTTCCTCCGGACCCCCACCGGCTGGAGCCGCCTCCTG CTGGAGGATTCAGAGTCGCTCTTCGCCAGTGACGACCCCTCTGCCTCCACCCCACGGTACCAG GAGGGGAAGCAGGTACAGACAAGAGGTCCTGAGACGGTGCTGCCCGTGCTGGCCCCGACGGACTCGCTG GTCCAGAAGGAGGAGGGACAagggctgccccagctcctgccaacCACCATCGCCCCACGGATCCCATCA ctccgcCTGGCTGCCCTGAATGTGCCCCTCGCCGGTGACATGAGTGGAATCCGGGGCGCCGACCTGCAGTGCTACCGGCAGTCCCAGGAGGCTCAGCTCTACGGCACTTTCCGGGCGTTCCTGTCAGCTCCCACCCAGGACCTGGTGTCCATTGTCAAGAGGATGGACAGGGCCCTCCCTGTTGTCAACCTGAAGGCAGGTACCCTCATCCCCTGTGGGTGCTGA